In Erigeron canadensis isolate Cc75 chromosome 8, C_canadensis_v1, whole genome shotgun sequence, the DNA window aaatctaaatgtttatcaaattatatataatatagccCGTTTGGGTTTGGAGATATGTACAATGCAGTCGTATTTTAAAATcctaatattaattagaaacAACATGAAACTTCAAAGAAAATTTTCGGTATTTATAGAAAATTCAAGGAAACGTTTCATATGTGTTTCGTACACGGAACATTTCTATGAAGTTTTCAAAACGAATACGcctacctgtttggagtttcggtgcatcataggtCTAGGTCCTAACCCAAAAAATGTATTTATGGAAAGATAGATATAACTATAAAACGCATATACTTTATAATTTCATAATAATGATATTGTATTGCTTTTGAAATAATACTAGACTAGATAGACAAGGTTATTGCTCAACACATAATATGTTACTTGTTTGGTGTAAGTATTGTGTTAGTTGGTGTTTACCCACTCTGTCACATGGCATGCTTCAAGTGTACATTACCTTTGCCACTATTTGGTCATGAGGCCAAGACAAAGGTTTGGTAAATACAATTGAGGCCATGGGCCATTCATTTTTTTAGTTGGTGTTAATAATGTTTGGACCCTCCTTCTCTTcctaataataatgataataatacaaTCAATTGATCATGATATTTATAATCCAATTATGACCGGTCCTATCTGAGAGATGGTTTGGTCAGATGGTGATGATCAGTGTCTCTATTGGTAATACACTAatacattttagtttttttatttttttattttttgaacagcaaattAAATGTGATATACATTCATAATAACAAAGCAACCATGTAGAGATCGGGGCAAGGGGGACTAATGTCTCTTtccaaatttagattttgttatgtatttttaattttttttatgaatttttaaaatttttctatagatttttaatattttgcccattttagatttatatttcatgaattttctaattttgccCCCTCGGGAAAAAAAATTGGGTTCCGCCTCTGCAACCAGGTGATACATTTTAATTACCTAGTTAAGTTTTGTAAAGCTCAATTGTTTTGTACATTTAGAAGATCATAGGACTCAAAATAAGATTGATTATACTTAAATGAGTCCAATTCTTATTTCATGGGACCATAAGTTTATTAAGCCTGTAATAATCATTAAGCCAATACGAAGGCGGTTTTCACATGtggttatttttataattcattttATCATCGATCTGAAGTTAATTGTTATCGATTCATCTATAATCTTATGGATGATACATGTTGTCTCAATGTTTACAAAGTTTTCTGGAATCAACTGATCATCAAGGTCAAATTAAAACATGTTAGACATTTGATATAGTCAttgaataactaattaatgctGGTAACATATTATACATTTGATCATGCGTCATTATCGAATTCAATAAGTTGGTAATTGGTATATTACCATACAAAAGACTGCTAGGCTGAGATGGAAATGGCCATCGCCCCATATATAGGTGATGATCACGCTGAAAGGCTCCTTACTAGCTCTAACAGCGCTTCTTACCATTAATTTCTATTGCTAAGTACTTAAGTTTATATACCCGTGCATGTTTTCATCCCTTTATGGCTTTATGAATGATTTTTCCATCTAAATTCGagattaaaataataacttGTTCAAAGTTAATGGTGAAAATACGAAAAATACAGGAAATAAAATGATTACGGGTTCAAAGTTATGGTAAAAGCATTgtgaaaaaagtaaaagaaatttaaaacgATAATGGTCAAAGTCAGGAGATTAAAATGAGTATTAACCTTCTTTTACACTCCTAATTACTGTAATTTTATCTAAACTGTTACCTGTTATATTTAGATGGAAACTGTAAGCAACATCTCTATTTAGGTAAGGTAAGGTCTGCATACATCTTAACCCCAatacaccgtcaaggtattggggctcaaaacccgcagaagatgacactgagcagtttctttctttctttttctttaccgGTTATATTTACTCATGGGAGTCATGGTCTCATGGATCGATAACATTTGGAGGggatatatagaaaaatatgaTACGAGTTATACATCGTATTATGTTGGAGCAGCTGCCACTGATTGGTAATCAAAATTACTTAAAAGTTGTGACCCCATGGGAAGATATTTCGATTTTATATAAGAACACCATCTAGTCATCGACCACGTGTATTTCCAATTAATATTGTCAACTATATGTTTTTCTCTTTAGCAAGGTTCTAAggttatctccaatgctaagaaCGCCCTTAAGCGTTGGCGTCTTTGAACTGTTACATCATATCTTTACAAATTCTTATACATTCTTATAAATCCtccaaatcttataattttgtttccaaccatacaaacatccctacatatccttacatatcattttacctccacctaaaaacaaaaatatattaggtaaggacaagcAAGGGTATGCCATTAGGTAAGAACATCCTTCataaaatctttaattttgGAAAAGCTTCAACGACAAATGATAGCCAAGGACACCTAAGGTCTCAGCCAACCATGCAGCTCTTCCTGGCTCTTCTTCACTGccacatcagtttttctctTTCCTTAAATCATCTTTTCCTACTCACTACCAATCCTACATTTTCCTCACCTCTTCCTCATCTCTtcctcacaaaaaaaaatattatttaaacacaaaagtttttttttagtttacaaTGCATCCAGGACCACCATACCTCTTCCTCACTCGACAGTGTGGGGAAGAGACAATCAAGGAAGAGCTCAAGAAGAGCAAGGTGCCAATGCAAGAAGAGcatgaccccccccccccccccccacacacacacacacgcacacacaccGAGCACCCCATGCCGGGGATGGCTACGGCCTAAAGGCGCTTAAAAACACCTCTATTGGAGATAGCTAAAGTTCCACTATGGGGTTGTGTTCATGGGCCTAAATGCTTGATAGGTGATATTTCACTTGGATCACACTAAAGAAGAGAAAGACGTACAGACCAAAGATCAGGTCATCGTCTATATATAAAAGTTCTCTTAGCTAGGAAAGTGAAAAAGATAAAAGGAGTCCTTGACAAAATGTTACATTTGATTTCTTTATCATAAAGAATTAAGAACGTGATACTCCGctgattttttagttatttagtaGTCCTAATACCCATACGATATTACGGTAGCTacatagattgtatcataaagcaATTCGAATATGCTTTATATATGactcgtgagtatgaaataaattttggttaaagtaaatcgatagtcggagctaaattataataaacagtaatgataaatataatatatgtttagttagagttttggatttaccttaaatttttagaaccattcaaaatcagaacttgtaagcatagtggatgatgacaaatagccttgtgatttcgaatcgtaaactcaaaattttgaagttttcatgttaataacttattataattaatataagtgaTAGgagttgaaatttgaaaaagaaaaagagacaatttattaatgagaaaacgatcaacaaataaggttataatatcttttgtattaataagccaagagtcagaatttaattttaaatctgataaggaaattgaatttgtatacaactaaaaacagttaatttaataaaataaataaattaaaatgacacgtgtcaatcaaggattacgccacgtgtcattTCAAGAACAtgacaatcatgttttagtttattggtagattattgaatttaattaatataattttacgTAGGCGTTAGATACAAGTTAGGAAATTCTAgtaaacttaataaaatttagaTACCTTAATTtagataataaatttattaaacttatacGAAACATATTTAAATATGGATAGAAAAGATTATTAGAAAAATATTActaaatatgattttttattttttttaaaatgaatttgattaaaaaaaacttgtcaCATTAATATAACACCATGTGTCGATCAAAGAAGTCtataatcctgttttagtttatcggtagataatttttttagttatttataatctttaacaaaagataaaacaaatatttataattaatctaaAATAAAACGACTCAATTTCTCTTAATTTATTGAGTATAActttataaaaacacatatcataaaaagaaagttttatgctagctcttaattaattaatttatttatctttttaattatgcTATACATTTTTGAGTTTCCTCTACAACTAGGATAAACACTTTTCATCAAACGAAGAGTCAAACAATGTCCGACACCacgaaaataaaatatatccGTCTATATCTTTTAAGCCTACGGTTTCGATGCTTCATAAAGGTTTTGACGTCCAAAAGAGAAAAagacacacacatacacatagtATTATAGAATTTATGACCGGCTGATCAACAACACGTACCTAAATTTAACCAAGAATAGTAAACATACGTCATTAGCAACCACTTGGACAATAAACCAACAAACGAATTTGAATTATTCAAATTTTAATGcctaaaatttgaaaatgacaTCAAGCTTATCGTTATAGAAATATTTAGCAACGTCTCCACAtgcaatatttaattttctaacCAAAATTACTTGTCCAACATAGAAATACAACTTCTATCGAATAAAGTACCCCTCGATATTACCTAATTAAAAACAACCAaattctaacaaaaaaaaaataaagtataaataacACTACTATAATAAATCTAACCAGGCCTCACTAAATCAACCTACCATTACCAATCTAATAACTAACTAAAGTCTTTAAATCGGCCCACCAAAATTTCAACCGGAACTGGCCTATCCTACTGAACCGGGTTCAGTTATCTAACTAGAGCCTATCTCAATCGGAATGTTCATACCCGTTTCAACTTctgtttcctttttctttcgtATTTCCAACACTTTTCGGTGGCTGTTTGAGTGAACAGCCCCCAAAAACGTTGGACTACAAGCCGGTCTATACTCAGGATAAAGCCGACCGGACTTGAACCTGACCCCACAAGCGTTACACAATGTTTTCGGACCTAATGGACCGGTTCGCCATTGAGGTGTTTTTTGAACTTGACAATGAGTACACCGCCGTTGACTCAGTGACTCGTTCACCCCCGGTCCGGTTTGGTAACCTGGACTTTTTCTCTGTTTCTTCGCGGCCGGTTTAGTATCAAAAAAATCAATGTAATAAACCGGGTTTCTGAAAAGCATGGGAGACGTTAATGACGACTCATGAGACGATGAGGAACTTGAACACGACTCGGTCAGTGAGCGCGAAGCATTTGACCAAACCCGGCCGGCTTTTCTTGACCTTTTGGTTCGGGACTTTCTTGGAACCTGGTAGGGTAAGCCCAAAACCGTGAAAGTTTGGGTTGTTACCATAACCACGGGTTCAAACCGGTTCAACCCGGTTCTATCCTTCAAATTCACCGCCGGGTTCAAAATTGGATGCTCCGATAAAGAATCATCCACAATTTTTGATAACCATTCAAGGCTTTCCATATCATCCACctgaaatttaattaattaacccacaaaaattattataatatccACAAAAAAGTATCAAATTTATGTAGCATATCTTTAAAAAAGGGATTTAGACAATAAACTTATCCTCtttaatttatttcaaaaagtTTTTGATAATTAACATGCATGAATATTGTTTTTCAACCACTTACTTACTCCGTATTTTATTAGTctataaaatgataaaagataTTGGCCATAATTTTAAAGTACAATATAATTCAATTATAGAAATTATTGCTTGCAATATATTGTGTAACTTAATAATTTAGTTttgggaagggaatatgaggctctTAGGcatccaagttgggtgaaaaacctatactttttttaaaaggtaaaaatcataggggccatgtatttatttaaaatattaaaatattagtatgcgaagggtttttcacccaagttggatgcataacagcctcatattcacttttccctttAGTTTTTTTAGTAATTCTAGTACGCATTAGTTGTCGGGTCAAATTAGTAATAGCGTGTGAcataattatacaaaaataaataaaaactacttTAAAGTTTTCTAAATTtcaaacttttacttttatgcttataatttaagtaaaaatattttctaTATTACAAACAAATTTACATGCAAGATATTAAGGTAAATAGGAGTAATAATTACCGGCGCGGGAAGGTTGTCACCGGTGAGAGAAACAAGTTCGCCGGAGCTAGAAGAATTGGTAGAAAGAATATCAAAATCCGGCGAAGAAACCGAGGAAAAATCTTCTTCAGATGAACCATCACCAGAAATACTAAAATCTTTATCAGAAAGGTCTAAAAGATCGTCGACGGAAAATTCTTCGCCGGAAATATTATTAATTCCGGTAACACACCAAAAATCGTCaagctgttgttgttgttgttgttgggtTGAATTTAGGCCCATAATTTCTGATAGAAAACTTGACTTCAACGCTCTTGCTGCAATACACTCCATGCTAATTattgatacttttttttttgttatctatgtaaaaaaaaatatatattgtaagttGTAAGAATAAAAGTTAACAGAGAATTTATATGGaattttggttatatatatttatctatttataataaaaattatatatatggagagagaaaaagatatgtactatacatataaatactgatatataataattgtgtaTGTATAGGTTAAATTACCCgagaaagaagagagaaaaagaaatagTGGGAGAGAGATAAAAAGGGGGGGAATGCGTGAAGATATGTGATATGATGAGATGATGGCTAATGTGTGAAGGTGATGGTGGTGGACTCCATGTTttactatttttctttttctctttttaaagtgttctatatatacacacacatattattacttttattttattattatatgtgtatgtatataatatctATTGTTTTTTACAAAAGGTTTGAATAATTACTACTAGGACATGAAATAATGCCAAATGTCGTggaaatttcttttaaaaagaaaatggtttttattaataagagaAGAGATGCTTATGCCAAATGTCGTGTGAATAGTACGAGTAATAtgattttttggtattttaatttaatttgaactGTATCTTGTTTTTTAGTAGTACAATAGTTGTATGACTATGTATGCCAAATGTCGTGTAAATTGATTGATTTATCTGGTTTCATTAAGTATGATTATTATCAATACCTGATACGCACAGTTTTGTTTTGATGTAGTCATAAGTTTTGAAACATAATGGTATGTTCTTAATATACTTTACGATCACATGCAAACAGAGAAAGAAAACACCCATACGTACGTGTTACATTAATATAACGATAAGGGGATCTAGTGATGATAAGTCCTTTTTTTCTCATAAGAGATCTTAATTAAATTCGATCGAATCATGTTCTAATCAGATAATTTGCGGATAGCCAGAGATATATATACTTGGAGTAGACATGCACACACAAAGAAAAATTCAATTATACGGTTACaactaaatcaaaaaatagCTCGCAACTCGCAAgttatttgaaaagaaaaagttcCCACCAATTTAAGAAGATCAACAGTGTCTCGTttatacaaattaacaaaacacaTTTTGTAATTATAGATAATATTCGTAAGTGGTGAGTATTCTTTTTGTTGAACAACCAGTCGACATTTGCCAtcatttaaacaaaaaataatcattatctTCTAATGTTTGTACAACCAATCCGGTTACCTAGAAAGGAGGAATGGGGGTGGTTGTGGTTGTTATTTGACGGTTCCTTTCCGGTAAGGCTATGCCTTTTGTACGCCAAGAGTGTGTATATGTGGTTATCCTTTGATCTAGCCATCCTTCCCCCTATTTATAGGGAGTTCGTGACTTATCTCCCAAGTAGAGTTTTATGCGTTATGCATATCACTTCCGGGAATAGGAGATTTAATATGATCTTCTTTCCTAAGATATAGGATTcttgataaatataaatattttcctTGTTTACCGGAAGTGAAGCGTATCCTTTAGGTGGTACTGCTTGTCTACGTCTGGGTGGGTACGTCATCATCTAATATTTACCTTAATTTATAACAATGAGTATTTTCACTATCGATGAGTATTTTCACTAGCGATTTTGAGTCAAAAACTATATTTAGTAATTAAAAACGATAT includes these proteins:
- the LOC122578142 gene encoding GATA transcription factor 7-like is translated as MECIAARALKSSFLSEIMGLNSTQQQQQQQLDDFWCVTGINNISGEEFSVDDLLDLSDKDFSISGDGSSEEDFSSVSSPDFDILSTNSSSSGELVSLTGDNLPAPVDDMESLEWLSKIVDDSLSEHPILNPAVNLKDRTGLNRFEPVVMVTTQTFTVLGLPYQVPRKSRTKRSRKAGRVWSNASRSLTESCSSSSSSHESSLTSPMLFRNPVYYIDFFDTKPAAKKQRKSPGYQTGPGVNESLSQRRCTHCQVQKTPQWRTGPLGPKTLCNACGVRFKSGRLYPEYRPACSPTFLGAVHSNSHRKVLEIRKKKETEVETGMNIPIEIGSS